Proteins encoded in a region of the Coffea eugenioides isolate CCC68of chromosome 4, Ceug_1.0, whole genome shotgun sequence genome:
- the LOC113768015 gene encoding ABC transporter C family member 3-like: protein MEALQTLMPSIKGMSVFSSSSSSIMPLHLSFDFLDPVFLHGLSGLLHLVLLFLLFFSWVYKKIKGAKPDQITKEHGGSTGSNRGAKVSSRHKATLLGCVFLAGFNLVLCLLNHFLWYRNGWSEEKIITLFDLSLKALAWLLVSIFLHAQLLLESSENKCPSVLRVWWVLFFFVSCYCLVIDFVAFYKKHQSLTTLFWVSDIGSTLVGLFFCVVGFLGKNEGEGSLLQEPLLNGSASANYVSEAKKATGEDNLTPYASASLFSVLCFSWMGPLISLGNKKTLDLEDVPQLMGPDSVREAFPILEHKLESECQGSNKVTTLMLVKGLMSTVWKEVLLSAVFVLLYTLANYVGPALIDTLVQYLNGQTEFDNEGYILVFAFFGAKVVECLAQRHWFFRVQQAGFRARASLVEKIYTKGLTLSCQSKQGHTSGEIINFMAVDAERIGDFGWYMHDPWMVLIQVVLALAILYKNLGLASLATLVATVLVMLANIPLGKLQENFQDQLMKSKDRRMKAMSEVLRNMRILKLQAWEMKFLAKIQELRNSEAGWLKKFMYTSAMTSFVFWGAPTFVSAVTFGACVLMGIPLETGKILAALATFRILQEPIYNLPDTISMIVQTKVSLDRIASFLSLADLPHDVIEKLPRSSSDIAIEIVDGNFSWEAISSSLSLRDINVNVSHGMRVAICGAVGAGKSSLLSCILGEIPKLSGIVKLCGTKAYVAQSPWIQSGKIEENILFGKEMEREKYDRVLEACAFKKDLEILSFGDQTVVGERGINLSGGQKQRIQIARALYQDADIYLFDDPFSAVDAHTGTHLFNECILGLLSRKTVVYVTHQVEFLPAADLILVMKDGKVTQAGNYNDILKSGSDFMELVGAHREALSVLDSVEVTSANISEDGSGVGSTKKAVKKEETGDGENGKIDDGAGPKGQLVQEEEREKGKVGFPVYWKYITTAYGGALVPFILLAQILFQVLQIGSNYWMSWATPVSEDVAPPVTSSTLITVYVALAIGSSFCILFRSLFLATAGYQTATLLFNKMHFSIFRAPMSFFDATPSGRILNRASTDQSAVDLNIPYQVGSFAFSTIQLLGIIAVMTQVSWQIIIIVIPAIAICIWLQRYYISSARELARLVGVCKAPVIQHFAETISGSSTIRSFDQETRFQDTSMKLIDGYSRPKFHTAAAMEWLCFRLDILSLITFTFLLVFLVSIPEGTIDPGVAGLAVTYGLNLNMIQAWVVWVICLMENKIISVERILQYMSIPSEPPLVVESDRPDNHWPSQGEVDICDLKVRYAPHMPLVLRGLTCTFFGGKKTGIVGRTGSGKSTLIQTLFRIVDPAGGQIKIDSINISSIGLHDLRSRLSIIPQDPTMFEGTVRTNLDPLEEYTDEQIWEVLDKCQLGEEVRKKEAKLESAVSENGENWSVGQRQLVCLGRVLLKKSKVLVLDEATASVDTATDNLIQQTLRQHFTDSTVITIAHRITSVLGSDMVLLLDHGLIEEYDSPTRLLEDKTSSFSKLVAEYSTRSTSSFGET from the exons ATGGAAGCTCTTCAAACCTTAATGCCGTCCATAAAGGGTATGTCTGTgttttcttcctcctcctcatcaATAATGCCTTTGCACCTTAGCTTTGATTTCCTTGACCCTGTTTTCTTGCATGGTTTATCTGGTTTGTTGCACCTTGTATTGTTGTTCCTTCTGTTTTTCTCATGGGTTTACAAGAAAATCAAGGGGGCCAAACCCGATCAGATTACAAAGGAACACGGTGGTAGTACTGGTAGTAATAGGGGAGCTAAGGTTTCTTCACGTCATAAAGCAACCCTTTTGGGCTGTGTGTTTCTGGCGGGCTTTAATCTTGTTCTCTGTTTATTGAACCATTTCCTTTGGTACAGAAATGGTTGGTCGGAGGAAAAGATTATAACCCTTTTTGATTTGAGCCTGAAGGCTCTAGCTTGGTTACTTGTTTCAATCTTCTTGCACGCCCAATTATTGTTGGAATCGAGTGAAAATAAGTGCCCGTCTGTTTTGAGAGTGTGGTGGGTGCTTTTCTTCTTTGTATCCTGCTATTGCCTTGTCATAGACTTCGTTGCTTTCTACAAAAAGCACCAATCTTTGACAACTCTGTTTTGGGTGTCGGACATTGGTTCCACGTTAGTGGGCTTATTTTTCTGCGTCGTGGGGTTTTTGggtaaaaatgaaggggaagGTAGCCTTCTTCAGGAACCCCTTTTGAATGGTAGTGCTAGTGCTAATTATGTCAGTGAGGCTAAGAAAGCTACTGGGGAGGATAATCTCACTCCTTATGCTAGTGCTAGTCTTTTTAGTGTTCTTTGTTTCTCTTGGATGGGCCCTTTGATTTCTCTTGGCAATAAGAAAACTCTGGACCTTGAGGATGTTCCTCAGCTCATGGGACCTGATAGTGTAAGAGAGGCCTTTCCAATTTTAGAGCATAAGCTAGAATCCGAGTGTCAGGGGAGTAATAAAGTTACCACACTCATGCTGGTGAAGGGCTTGATGTCCACTGTGTGGAAGGAAGTTCTGTTGTCAGCTGTTTTTGTGCTTCTGTACACATTGGCTAATTATGTTGGTCCAGCCCTCATCGACACTCTTGTTCAGTACCTTAACGGGCAGACAGAGTTCGACAATGAAGGGTATATCTTggtttttgcattttttggtGCAAAGGTTGTTGAGTGCTTGGCACAGAGGCACTGGTTCTTTAGGGTACAGCAGGCTGGATTTAGAGCCAGGGCTTCCCTGGTTGAGAAAATCTATACCAAGGGCTTGACCCTCTCGTGCCAATCCAAGCAGGGGCACACAAGCGGcgaaatcatcaatttcatggCTGTCGATGCCGAGAGAATTGGTGATTTTGGCTGGTATATGCATGATCCTTGGATGGTTCTCATACAGGTTGTTCTAGCATTGGCAATTTTGTATAAGAATCTTGGACTTGCTTCCCTTGCTACATTGGTTGCCACAGTATTAGTGATGCTGGCTAATATACCATTGGGAAAGTTGCAAGAGAACTTTCAGGATCAACTGATGAAATCAAAAGACAGAAGGATGAAGGCCATGTCTGAAGTCTTGAGGAACATGAGAATCCTCAAGCTACAGGCTTGGGAAATGaagtttttggccaaaatcCAGGAGCTCAGGAACAGTGAAGCCGGATGGCTGAAAAAATTCATGTACACGTCAGCAATGACCAGCTTTGTCTTCTGGGGTGCTCCAACTTTTGTGTCTGCAGTTACATTCGGTGCTTGCGTGTTAATGGGTATCCCATTGGAGACGGGCAAGATATTAGCTGCCCTGGCAACATTCAGGATCCTTCAAGAGCCCATTTACAATCTTCCTGATACAATTTCCATGATTGTTCAGACTAAAGTTTCTCTGGACCGTATTGCTTCATTCCTTTCCCTTGCTGACCTGCCACACGATGTAATTGAGAAGCTCCCAAGGAGCAGCTCTGACATAGCTATTGAGATTGTTGATGGGAATTTCTCCTGGGAAGCGATATCTTCTAGCCTGTCTCTCAGAGATATAAATGTCAATGTTTCTCACGGCATGAGGGTGGCAATTTGTGGTGCTGTTGGTGCTGGCAAGTCTAGTTTACTTTCATGTATATTGGGAGAAATACCCAAATTATCAGGGATTGTTAAGCTGTGTGGCACAAAGGCCTATGTTGCTCAATCACCGTGGATACAGAGTGGAAAAATCGAAGAGAATATATTGTTTGGTAAGGAAATGGAAAGAGAGAAGTATGATCGTGTTCTTGAAGCATGTGCATTCAAGAAGGACCTCGAAATTCTTTCATTTGGTGATCAAACTGTTGTAGGTGAGAGAGGTATCAATTTGAGTGGTGGACAGAAGCAAAGAATACAGATTGCACGTGCACTCTACCAGGATGCTGACATCTATCTGTTTGATGATCCATTTAGTGCTGTGGATGCTCATACGGGAACTCATCTCTTCAAT GAATGCATACTGGGACTTCTGTCTCGTAAAACAGTTGTTTATGTCACTCATCAAGTAGAGTTTTTGCCAGCAGCAGATCTTATTTTG GTTATGAAAGACGGAAAAGTTACACAGGCTGGAAACTACAATGACATTCTGAAATCAGGAAGTGACTTTATGGAACTTGTGGGTGCACACAGGGAGGCTCTGTCTGTGCTCGATTCTGTTGAAGTGACGTCGGCGAATATCAGTGAGGATGGTAGCGGGGTGGGAAGCACTAAGAAAGCAGTAAAAAAAGAGGAAACTGGAGATGGTGAAAATGGTAAAATTGATGATGGTGCTGGGCCTAAAGGACAGCTGgttcaagaagaagaaagagagaaaggcAAGGTTGGGTTTCCAGTTTACTGGAAATACATCACAACAGCGTATGGAGGAGCTCTTGTGCCCTTCATCTTGTTGGCACAGATTTTGTTTCAAGTACTTCAAATTGGAAGCAACTACTGGATGTCTTGGGCTACACCTGTTTCAGAGGATGTTGCTCCTCCAGTAACATCATCCACTCTCATCACTGTCTATGTTGCTTTGGCAATTGGAAGTTCCTTTTGCATCCTTTTCAGATCCTTGTTTCTTGCGACAGCCGGGTATCAGACCGCCACACTACTTTTCAATAAGATGCATTTCAGCATTTTTCGTGCTCCGATGTCCTTTTTTGATGCCACCCCAAGTGGACGAATTCTCAACCGA GCTTCTACAGACCAATCTGCCGTGGATTTGAATATTCCATACCAAGTTGGGTCGTTTGCATTCTCCACAATACAGCTTTTGGGAATTATTGCAGTAATGACACAAGTTTCATGGCAGATCATCATCATTGTCATTCCTGCAATAGCAATCTGCATTTGGTTACAG CGATATTATATATCTTCAGCAAGAGAACTGGCAAGACTTGTTGGGGTCTGCAAAGCTCCAGTTATTCAGCATTTTGCCGAGACCATCTCAGGATCCAGTACAATTAGAAGTTTTGATCAGGAAACTAGATTCCAGGACACAAGTATGAAGCTGATTGATGGTTATTCTCGTCCAAAGTTTCATACTGCTGCTGCAATGGAGTGGCTTTGCTTTCGCTTAGACATTCTGTCTCTGATCACTTTTACCTTTTTATTAGTTTTCTTGGTCTCTATTCCTGAAGGAACAATTGATCCAG GTGTTGCGGGATTGGCAGTCACATATGGGCTTAACCTGAACATGATACAAGCTTGGGTTGTGTGGGTCATTTGTCTGATGGAGAATAAAATCATATCAGTTGAAAGAATTCTCCAGTATATGAGTATTCCTAGTGAGCCTCCACTTGTGGTTGAATCAGATAGACCCGACAATCACTGGCCATCACAAGGGGAAGTTGATATTTGTGATCTTAAG GTCCGATATGCTCCGCATATGCCGCTAGTATTAAGAGGCTTAACGTGCACTTTCTTTGGAGGAAAAAAGACTGGAATTGTAGGGAGGACGGGAAGCGGTAAATCAACACTTATACAGACCCTCTTCCGAATTGTTGATCCAGCTGGTGGACAAATAAAGATAGATAGTATTAATATCTCTTCTATCGGACTACATGATTTGCGATCTCGATTGAGTATAATTCCACAGGATCCAACCATGTTTGAGGGAACAGTGCGGACAAATTTGGATCCACTTGAAGAGTATACTGATGAACAGATTTGGGAG GTTCTGGATAAGTGCCAGCTTGGAGAAGAAGTTAGGAAAAAGGAAGCGAAGCTTGAGTCTGCAG TTTCTGAGAATGGAGAGAACTGGAGTGTTGGTCAAAGGCAGCTGGTATGTCTTGGTCGTGTGCTGCTCAAGAAAAGCAAGGTTCTGGTGCTTGATGAGGCCACAGCATCAGTTGATACGGCAACTGATAATCTGATCCAGCAAACTCTTAGGCAACATTTTACTGATTCAACAGTAATTACAATTGCACACAGAATAACATCCGTGTTGGGCAGTGACATGGTCCTGCTGCTGGATCACG GTCTCATCGAAGAATATGATTCTCCGACAAGGTTACTGGAAGACAAGACATCTTCATTTTCCAAGCTTGTAGCTGAATACAGCACGAGATCAACTTCTAGCTTTGGAGAGACCTAG
- the LOC113768016 gene encoding cytochrome c1-2, heme protein, mitochondrial, with product MFGAGGRAAFHRLRERLQSTKTTASPFLSSLVSKKGPEDVGSASMKSLRALALAGAGVSGLLSFASVASADEAEHGLGVASYPWPHKGILSSYDHASIRRGHQVYQEVCASCHSMSLISYRDLVGVAYTEEETKAMAAEIEVVDGPNDEGEMFTRPGKLSDRFPQPYANEQAARFANGGAYPPDLSLITKARHDGQNYVFALLTGYRDPPAGVSIREGLHYNPYFPGGAIAMPKMLNDGALEYEDGTPATEAQMGKDVVTFLSWAAEPEMEERKLMGFKWIFVLSLALLQAAYYRRLKWSVLKSRKLVLDVVN from the exons ATGTTCGGAGCCGGAGGTAGAGCAGCCTTCCACAGGTTGAGGGAAAGGCTTCAGTCGACGAAAACCACT GCCTCTCCATTTTTGTCATCCCTTGTTTCCAAGAAAGGTCCAGAGGATGTGGGATCTGCTagcatgaaatctcttagagcATTGGCTCTAGCTGGGGCTGGTGTATCAGGGCTTCTAAGTTTTGCATCAGTAGCATCTGCTGATGAGGCTGAACATGGTTTGGGGGTTGCAAGTTATCCTTGGCCTCATAAAGGAATCCTCAGTTCATATGACCATGCCTC GATCCGTCGTGGTCACCAGGTTTACCAGGAAGTGTGTGCATCCTGTCATTCCATGTCTCTGATTTCATATCGTGACTTGGTGGGTGTGGCGTATACAGAGGAGGAAACAAAAGCTATGGCTGCTGAGATTGAGGTGGTTGATGGGCCTAACGATGAGGGTGAGATGTTCACTCGTCCTGGGAAACTAAGTGACCGTTTCCCACAGCCATATGCAAATGAACAAGCAGCGAGATTTGCCAATGGAGGCGCCTATCCTCCAGACTTGAGTCTCATCACCAAA gCTCGTCACGATGGTCAAAACTATGTATTTGCCCTTTTAACTGGTTATCGTGATCCTCCTGCTGGTGTTTCA ATTCGAGAAGGATTGCACTATAATCCTTACTTCCCTGGTGGTGCTATTGCTATGCCCAAAATGCTTAATGATGGTGCCTTGGAGTATGAAGATGGTACTCCTGCAACAGAAGCTCAG ATGGGGAAAGATGTTGTGACATTTTTGTCGTGGGCTGCGGAGCCAGagatggaagaaagaaagctg ATGGGATTCAAGTGGATATTTGTACTGTCACTGGCACTCCTTCAGGCTGCTTACTACAGGCGTTTGAAATGGTCGGTTTTGAAGTCACGTAAGCTGGTCCTCGATGTTGTCAACTAA
- the LOC113767787 gene encoding calcium-dependent protein kinase 10-like, with product MGNCNACIRPENELPQAASSPTTTSSSDRRHKHHKKPPSPKPRKTRERRPNPYAESPATIRVLKDFIPRTRISDKYILGRELGRGEFGITYLCTDRETRDALACKSISKKKLRTAVDIEDVRREVAIMSSLPEHPNIVKLRATYEDNEAVHLVMELCEGGELFDRIVARGHYSERAAAAVAKTIAEVVMMCHANGVMHRDLKPENFLFANKKENSPLKAIDFGLSVFFKPGERFSEIVGSPYYMAPEVLKRSYGPEVDIWSSGVILYILLCGVPPFWAETEQGVALAILRGVIDFKREPWPQISESAKSLVKQMLEPDPKKRLTAQQVLDHPWLQNAKKASNVPLGDIVRTRLKQFSVMNKFKKKALRVIAEHLSVEEVEVIRDMFTLMDTDNDGKVTYEELRAGLRKVGSQLAEPEIKLLMEVADVDGNGVLDYGEFVAVTIHLQRMENDEHFRRAFMFFDKDGSGYIDLDELKEALADESGETDVAVLNEIMREVDTDKDGQISYEEFVAMMKTGTDWRKASRQYSRERFKSLSLNLMKDGSLQLQDGFTGQTVVV from the exons ATGGGCAACTGCAACGCCTGCATACGCCCCGAAAACGAGCTTCCCCAAGCAGCGTCCtcccccaccaccacctcctcgTCCGACCGCCGTCATAAACACCACAAGAAACCTCCTTCTCCAAAACCCAGAAAAACCCGGGAGCGAAGGCCCAACCCCTACGCCGAATCCCCAGCTACCATCCGGGTCCTCAAGGACTTCATCCCCCGCACCCGAATCTCCGACAAGTACATCCTCGGCCGGGAGCTCGGCCGGGGCGAATTCGGGATAACTTACCTCTGCACCGACCGGGAGACCCGGGACGCGCTGGCCTGCAAGTCAATCTCCAAGAAGAAGCTGAGGACGGCGGTGGACATAGAGGACGTGAGGCGGGAGGTGGCCATCATGTCGAGCTTGCCGGAGCATCCCAACATAGTGAAGCTGAGGGCCACGTACGAGGACAACGAGGCGGTTCATCTGGTGATGGAGCTGTGCGAAGGCGGGGAGCTGTTTGATAGGATAGTGGCGAGAGGGCATTACAGCGAGAGGGCGGCGGCCGCGGTGGCCAAGACTATTGCGGAGGTGGTGATGATGTGTCATGCCAATGGAGTGATGCATAGGGATTTGAAGCCGGAGAATTTCTTGTTTGCTAATAAGAAGGAGAATTCTCCTCTCAAGGCTATTGATTTCGGCTTGTCTGTGTTTTTTAAGCCCG GTGAAAGATTTTCTGAGATTGTTGGAAGTCCATATTACATGGCTCCAGAGGTTTTGAAGCGCAGTTATGGACCTGAGGTGGACATTTGGAGCTCTGGTGTGATCCTTTACATTTTGCTATGTGGAGTTCCTCCATTTTGGGCAG AAACTGAACAGGGTGTTGCTCTGGCAATTTTACGGGGTGTGATCGATTTTAAAAGGGAACCATGGCCCCAAATATCTGAAAGTGCGAAGAGCCTTGTTAAGCAGATGTTGGAGCCAGATCCCAAAAAGCGTTTGACTGCCCAACAGGTGCTTG ACCACCCCTGGTTACAAAATGCTAAAAAAGCTTCAAATGTTCCATTGGGTGATATAGTCCGGACAAGGCTCAAGCAATTTTCTGTGATGAATAAGTTCAAGAAGAAAGCACTTCGG GTGATTGCAGAACACTTATCTGTTGAAGAGGTAGAGGTCATAAGGGATATGTTTACGTTGATGGACACTGACAATGATGGGAAAGTAACATATGAGGAGTTAAGGGCAGGGCTTCGGAAAGTTGGTTCACAGTTGGCTGAACCAGAGATAAAATTGCTTATGGAAGTG GCTGATGTTGATGGAAATGGAGTTCTGGACTATGGAGAGTTTGTAGCAGTGACGATACACTTGCAGAGGATGGAGAATGATGAGCACTTTCGTAGAGCATTCATGTTTTTTGACAAAGACGGAAGCGGGTATATTGATCTGGATGAGCTCAAAGAAGCTTTGGCGGATGAATCAGGCGAGACTGATGTGGCTGTACTGAATGAAATTATGCGAGAAGTTGATACAGACAAG GATGGACAAATTAGTTATGAAGAGTTTGTTGCAATGATGAAAACTGGAACCGACTGGAGAAAGGCATCTCGGCAGTACTCGAGAGAAAGGTTCAAGAGTTTGAGCCTTAATCTGATGAAGGATGGATCTTTGCAGCTTCAAGATGGGTTTACGGGTCAAACTGTCGTCGTTTGA